A stretch of DNA from Saccharomycodes ludwigii strain NBRC 1722 chromosome I, whole genome shotgun sequence:
CTGTGAAGATACCAGTTTGATATGAAAAaggttttttgttttttgttttttgcttttgtttttttttttcacccCAGATATCATTAAAATATCGTGAATCGctgtaaatataaataatacgATAGCactgaaaatattattaaatacatATACTATGTTTTGGGTGTCATTTTTTATGCTTTCTTGGCCAGTTTTACCAGATagtgttttaaaaaaaataaagatgatactattttaataacacCTTTTGTAGTGATTATTACTATGTAAATGGAACATATTTTCTTTCGTACATAAcataaaaacaaacttgCAAAGTTAGTTTCCGAATATCCGTTCGGTTAATTTAATATGTAGAACTAATAGTTGGAAGTTGTAAATATAcgattattttaattttttttttttgattgtttgatacaaaagaaattaaaaggattttgtttttgttttccttttgGAGGGGTGGAGCGAAGGGGGTAAGATAAATGTTAGTCTATTGAACTTTCGGGTTAATTTGTCGTAAACACCCGTACCTTTTAATATAGTGTTGCTATCGTTGATGCTGgcatttattattttatattataaaaccacgtttttaatgaaatagaaaaaaaaaaaagaaaatttaaaaaaatgcataGAAAGATACGCAAGAGGAGAGTAAGGCAGATatgaaagaaagaaaaaaagaaaaaaagaaaaaaagaatggtGTAGAACAACAAAGAGAAAAagttgttaaaaaatttatatttttcattaagatagaacaaaagaaatgttCAACCAATTTTGTTcaagtttatttataaatttttttttttttacacaGAAAATACGTggaattttcattttaacAGTCTTCTTGCTGTGCTCTTGTTCACCCTCTTCTTTCCCATCAGTAGTCATCCAGCCTAATTGTTGTTGGCCTTTTCTCTCCCTGAAAGCCCAACTacgaaaaagaaagaaaaaaaaaacggaATAACGcacatttctttttataattcaaatcaatttttaaaaagaaaagagagaaaaaaagaaaagaaaaaaattttttttttttttactcaTTTCCTCTCCCTCTtagattattatataaatggACAGATAACCGCTCCtgttttataatttgtaaaatattgaaaaaaagtttagtATTTAAAGCTCAATAGAATTCTTTcatcttttcttcttcttcttcttcttccacttttttgttcattATAATTGTTCATATATTTCCTCTCttctttaattatttactCTTAACGCCACCTAATTTCtcttgcttttttttttttttttgtttataacatgcaatttatatatttatacatatacatatatcaaaaaccacaaaaacaaatcaaATTAATATACTTCAAACATGGGTAAAGATAAGGCTCACATTAACGTTGTTGTTATCGGTCACGTCGATTCTGGTAAATCTACTACCACCGGTCACTTGATTTACAAGTGTGGTGGTATTGACAAGAGAACTATTGAAAAGTTTGAAAAGGAAGCTGCTGAATTAGGTAAAGGTTCTTTCAAATACGCCTGGGTTTTGGATAAATTAAAGGctgaaagagaaagaggTATCACTATTGATATTGCTTTGTGGAAGTTTGAAACTCCAAAATACCATGTTACCGTTATTGATGCTCCAGGTCACAGAGATTTCATCAAGAATATGATTACTGGTACTTCTCAAGCTGATTGTgctattttgattattgcTGGTGGTGTCGGTGAATTTGAAGCTGGTATTTCCAAGGATGGTCAAACCAGAGAACACGCTTTGTTGGCCTACACTTTGGGTGTCAAACAATTGATTGTTGCTATTAACAAGATGGATTCCGTTAAATGGGATGAATCTCGTTTCCAAGAAATTGTCAAGGAAACCTCCAACTTTATCAAGAAGGTTGGTTACAATCCAAAGAATGTTCCATTTGTTCCAATTTCTGGTTGGAACGGTGACAACATGATTGAAGCCACCACCAACGCTCCATGGTACAAGGGTTGGGAAAAGGAAACCAAGGCTGGTGTCGTCAAGGGTAAGACTTTGTTAGAAGCCATTGATGCCATTGAACCACCATCCAGACCAACTGACAAGCCATTGAGATTGCCATTGCAAGATGTCTACAAGATTGGTGGTATTGGTACTGTGCCAGTCGGTAGAGTTGAAACCGGTGTTATCAAGCCAGGTATGATTGTCACTTTTGCCCCAGGTGGTATCACTACTGAAGTCAAATCTGTTGAAATGCACCACGAACAATTAGAAGAAGGTGTTCCAGGTGACAATGTTGGTTTCAACGTCAAGAACGTTTCCGTCAAGGAAATCAGAAGAGGTAACGTCTGTGGTGACTCCAAGAACGATCCACCAAAGGCTTGTTCTTCTTTCAACGCTCAAGTTATTATCTTGAACCATCCAGGTCAAATTTCTGTTGGTTACTCTCCAGTTTTGGATTGTCACACTGCTCACATTGCTTGTAGATTTGATGAATTGATTGCCAAGAACGACAGAAGATCTGGTAAGAAATTGGAAGATAATCCAAAATTCTTGAAATCCGGTGATGCTGCTATGGTCAAATTTGTTCCATCTAAGCCAATGTGTGTTGAAGCTTTCACTCAATATCCACCATTAGGTAGATTTGCTGTCAGAGATATGAGACAAACCGTTGCTGTTGGTGTTATCAAATCTGTTGACAAGACTGAAAAGGTTGCCAAGGTTACCAAGGCTGCTCAAAAGGCTGCTAAGAAATAAGCAAACAAATAATGTTATCATCCAATgttgttttgttttcttatatttttttagtatatAGATTATTATGTgtacacatatatatatatatttaatttttttttttcttttttcttttttgttattcataatttttgtgttttttaaGGAGGagaatataatatttttgtcaatttaaatttgttttgaaaaaaatctttaattttcatttttttttttgatttattaaaaaagaattaaaaaattataaagagaaaaagaaaaaatgaaaatgaaaaaagaaaataaagagtATGTAAGTTTCTCTTtctctatttttaatgcaATATGACAATAAATTATGTAGATATGACTCTATGAAGCATTTTTTTAGCTAATGGTAGTAATAAATAGGTAAACTATGAACCAATATACTAagttttctttctttttttcgaATAAAAACTCCTTTTATACTTAGATCTACgtttattagtattagtgCTACCACTACCGTTATATTTGCCACTTTTTTGTGTTGATTTTTGAGTCGATGATTGCAGCACACTTTGACTTTCcctaattttttcaaccaACTCAAGTCTGTgtttttcctcttcttcatttggaataaaaaatctGGATGAATGACCTGTGCTGTTGTGGCTATTACTAATATTCAGATTATTAGTCATGTTCGTGCCGCCAGTAGTTTCCACAATCATATCTTCTTCCATAGCATCAAGATGCCCCATAATTTCATCTCttgtatttttcaattctatTAAAGTGCTTTTAAAGTGTATGAACCTATTCTCTTGCCTTGGTCCCAATCCTTctaattttccaaattcttgttttgttgttggtaAATGTATTGCTGCGTTTCTTAATGCCTGTTCTGTGATAAATGTAtgcaatttatttatacccagaaattccttttttttaatagctATTTCTTTCAACTTATTATACGCTTCGGTAATATTAGACAGTTGTTCGGTTGAAAAAACATTGTTTACAGAAGAAGTTAAATTAATGCGTGTAGCCTGTATCTGTCTATGCCGCTGTTGCTCATTGTATAGGTCCTCATTATATGACAAAGCTCTTAAATGATCTCTGGCATTGGTAAATGAAGCCGTTGTCCCAACAGTATCATAACGGGTGTTGGTCCTTATTACTTGTTCGCTGTTAGGTGcaaagttattattgttgttgttgttgttgttcgTGGTTACTGAAGTACTCGGTCTagatattgaaaatttcaTTTTGATTTGCAAATTCCCATTCAATAACTTTCTCGCATTCGGGCCTAATCTAACATAGTTGGATGCAAATCCGCGCCCATTCATCACCGAATATTCTTGTATTACTTGATCTGTAACTAAcctgaaaaaaattctttctAAATCGGATTTATTCATAGATTTACCCATTCCGTGATATTCTAGATTATCATGCCCAGCTTGCACAATTTTGGAATTCCTTGAACCcttaaaaatatcttgACAATAAAGTAGCGTAACTTTATTGTGCTCGATTTCTTTAatcatttttgttatattcaCAGCTTTATCCGTAACATTTCTTTCTTCGGTCTCATTATGTGCACCATTTAAACAGTTATCACATCTTTTATGGCAATCCTTGGCatcaaaattttcattaaaatatGATAGTACCAGCTTACGTCTACAATCGGTAGTATTTTCGCAGTATTGCATAACCTGTTGTAActtatttaaatgtttcTCTTTATTATCCCTATCCAACTCTTTATCCTTTTGGATCATTGTTTGAATTGTTCTGACGTCtctaaaattataaaacatAATACATTCAGAAAATTTTCCATCTCTACCAGCACGACCCGTTTCTTGATAGTAGCCTTCCAAAGTTCGCGGAACTGTAAAATGATATACAAATCTAACGTCTGGTTTATCAATACCCATGCCAAATGCAATTGTAGCACAGATAACTTGAAGTTTATCTTCTTGCCAAGCTTTTTGGATATGCAACCTTTCATCTGGCTCCATACCAGCATGATAAAACGCAGCTttaataccattattaattaagTAGGAAGACACTTGCTCGCACGAGTTTTTCGAATGACAATAGATAATACCTGATTGGTTTTTGAATTTGGTTTTAATTGCCTCTCCCAGTTCAAACATCgcatttttattctttttaacaACTTTGTACAACAAATTTGTCCTATTAAAACTCTGTTTCAAAAAAACTGGATTTCTTAGCCCCAAATTATGTACAATATCCATTCTAACCTGTTCACTTGCTGTAGCAGTCAACGCCATCATAGGTACGTCAGGGTATGTTTCCTTAAACCACTTCAATTGTTTATAATCTGGTCTGAAATCATGCCCCCAGTTGGAAACACAGTGCGCCTCATCAATAACTATTCGTGCCAAATTTCCATCTCTATGTAATTTATCAATGGCCCTTTTGCATTGTTGTGATGCACCCACCATTTCTGGTGATAGGTAAACTAACTTCAACAATCcatcaataaataaattaaacatATATCTTCTCTGTTCCAAATTACCTTTGGAACTGATCATACCGCTAGGAATATTCTTTGCCATTAAATGTTCTGTTTGATCCTGcattaaagaaattaaaggCGAAATAACAATTGTAGTGCCCTTTGTTTTCCCAGAATTGACAACCGCTGGTAATTGATAACATAAAGACTTACCGCCACCAGTAGGCATCAAAACAAACACGTCTTTTCCATCTAGAACAGCATTTACCGCTTCTAACTGGTTGGGTCTAAACCCGTTTAAATGAAAGATTTGTTGTAGTCTAGCCTCTACTTCATTAGACCAAGGATACGTCTTTCTGATCGCTTTATTTGGTAAAGACTTAGTTTTTCTACTGACAATATCACTTATAGAAATGTCGTCATCACTATCCTCGGAAAAATCGCTTAACCCTATAACATGGTCATTGCTATTGTTCATGGTACCAATATGTTCTTTGTTATTAGCGATCTCTGGTACCTTCAAAGTAGAGTTACTCGGAACTTCCCTTTTGACAACAACTTGGTCGGCCAAAGGTGGAGTTTTCAACTTCATTTCTGAAATAATCCTTAAATCATCGtccaaatcttttaaattagTGTGCTGTGTATAATATTCTCTTTCTGCTTCAAAATCGTCATTAAAATCCATAGCGTTGTTATAATCGTTATCATCGTAGTCATCAGAATccaaattttctaaataatCCAACGTGTCCTTATGCGCATTCTTATTTTGGCTACGATACAATAAAGGCTCAGCATCAGAAATTGTTCGGCAATTATCGTTTTCAGTCTTTTTATTGACAGTTTCTGTTGGCTTGGTCAGGTCTCGTTTAGATGGTGCCTTTACTGTTTGCAGAATAGGATCATTTATTAGTTcatcataatcataatCGGATAATTCAGAATTATCCGCAACCAAGTCTATCTGAAGATGTCTTGATGGATCAGAATTGTTTTCTACGGTGGCAGAaaccatatttttattattttgcgtagaagataataaaagtttttcgttttttcCCGGAGATTTATTCATAACTTCCACCatattattagcattattGCTATTTATATGACTTTCTTCAATAATTGAAGACTGTGAATTCATAAGCACAGCGTGATTATCACTACGTATTTGCATATCTGCATCAGCTGTAACGAGGACATCTGAAGCATCATAAAACTTTCCATCGTCAGATTCACGTGCTTCCTTATTAACATACCTGTTTGAGGGTAAGTTAGTTGCATAAGTAGTATTGTGACTGTTGCTAGGACTAGGAAAATCTTCATTACTCAGTTTATAATCTTCTTCGTATGTCTGATCTTGTGATTCTTGTAAACATTTCTCTATCTCATCATCTATAAAATCCTTATCACTAGAATGtaaatcttcttcttcgCCATCTCCCCTTTCACTAGATAAATAGTGTGAATCCTCCATTTCTGCTATATCTGTAATATCTTGTTCACTTAATTGTGAGCTTTTATTAGCCATGTTATAAGAAAATGGATCATCCATGGCGggtattttataatttggttttttgcataattttcttaaatTTCTTCCTCTAGATGATACAGCAACTGTTTGAGACACTTTTTCGGGTGAGATGTTCATAGCATTACTACTGGTCGTAATAACACCACTATTAGTAGCGATATTGGGAGTAGCAACTGTAGTAGTATCATTCTTATTACTAACagtattactattttccttgttattaatactaGGCGATGATTTTacgttattatttatagcAGATACGGGTATTGTAGTAGGTTCTGAAAAGGAAGACTTGGAAATcatgttattattagagGTCTCGGATTTAATGGTAGTTATAAACTCAGTTAACTTAGTAATATTATCTTCTATACTTTTCAACGCAGGAttaattgtattttttagtCTAGCTTTTTTTGCATCTTCACATAAAGAGGTAGAAATGATAATGTCGCATTTTTGAGATAAAAAATAGCTTTGATTTTTCAACTCTGTAATAAGTTGATCTTGTTTCTTGATAATTTCTTCATGAGTGTTATTCTTAGCATTAagattggaaaaatttttccTAACATTCATTTGATTGGCATTAGTATGAAAAACTTGTTGCACTGAACATGGTGCTCTTTTCCCCATCCGAGTAGGATGTTCTTGTGTTAAATCTATAAATTGTTCTGAACCATTGGATTCACCGGAATTCCCTGTGATGGTATTTCTTTGTGTATTTGTATTACGCACACTCAATAGTTTTGTGATATCAGTGTTTTGATTAAAAGATGCTAACGGCCTGTCTATGTTTGAATGTTTTGGTATATCGGTATTGTTGCTCAAAATCTGAATATTAGTAGTGCTGGTAATACTATCAGTTTTAGCATGAAAAATAGACTTAGAGTTTGTATTTTggttattaattttattctcCTTGTTTGTCGGCAGTACGGATCTTTGGTCTGTTATTTTTGGCATACTAGGGACTACATAGTTTCCGGATACtgttgctattttttttgtgtccTGATTAGCGGTGGTGCTGCCTGTGACAGTGGGgatgatattattgtttggcTTGCTTCCGGTATTATTGCTGGCACCATTATaactgttgttgttgttgttgttgttgttagtTGTTAAGTGTAACTGCTCTACGTTCTTCCCATGTACTATAACATTGGTTAATAATTCTGATAAAGGTTTTTGGGCGctagtttttttaatccaaTTAAACTCCCTTCTTATATGATTGGGTGCTTTTTTTAGAGAAGCCATAGTTTGTCACTTCcctttattaatattttttttctgctatctttaaaaataaaaataaaaataaaaaaaagtgttatTGAAGAGATATGGAAAGAGAGTGTGATGAATTTGCTTCATAAACAAACGCGTTAaaacatatacatattttttttttttttttttctcttttccttttaaaCTATTATTGTGGTTGTATTtgtaatgaaaaaaaaaaaaaaaaaaaaaaaattatagtaTATCCGAATACCATCTTTTACGTAATCTCGGAAAATATGCTTTCggtttaaatattattaccacaattataaatatatccgtattattctattttcttttattttctttttttttttttatttttcttcctATATTATGTAGAAACATTTTAGCcttgatattttaataacaaactATTTAACCAATTAATTGCCTAGCTTTATAGGAATTTACTAGTATTGTCAACTTAATagtataaaacaaaataaaattcctattaatttaaatatatacttTAAGAAATATAACTTGAAATAATAGTTCCAAGGCATTCCAACtgatatatgtatatatatggataaatatattttgcaTTTGCATAAAGAAGAACGCAAACGGAAACTccaaaattaataacaataatgacgGAAGGGAGATTGCCAATAGAACAAGCCTGTGATCTCTGTCGGAAGAGGAAATTAAAATGTTCCAAAGAATTGCCTAAATGTTCAAATTGCATTAAACTCCATAAAGACTGTTGTTATTCCcctaaaaaattaagaacTCCTCTAACAAGGGTGCATTTGACCACTGTAGAGAAAAGAGTTCATACTTTAGAAAATGCTCTTACCAAATTGTTTCCTGGACAAAGTATTGaatcaattttaaataaagtaaaatcATCTGAGCAAATTAATACTGTTAAAAAAGATGCGAGTCTTTTGGAAGATGCTAACATTACTGAAAGCAACGATATTTCTGTTGACGCCAACACGTATGCAAAACATTTACAtcctaaaataaaaggtgAAGTACAGGATGTAGCACAAAGTTTAGTTAATTTGTCATCACCTATATCGCCCAGAATAAGCAATACTAATgtcaatattaataatcatGGGATAAAGGAGGAAACTTATCAAGACGATAATAATCAAACAGGAATAAGTGTAAATATGGGAAACACTGAGCATATTGTTGATACTGGACTTCATAATTCTAAGaatgataatttaaaaaataataattttcaaaaaaaaaatgtcaatGACTCAAGGGAGAGTGTTCCTAGTGATCCATTATTTGGTTTTGATTGGTCAGAAACGGATACTTTTGTTCCTGAAAATGTTGCAAGTGTTATTAGTACGGCTAATATCACCAGCAAAGCTACAAAGAGTAATAGGGTTAGTAAAACGAGTGATAAACTTAAGAATAGTAGCATGAGCAATTTCAGTAAAACTGATACCCACACTGCAACACTGAATCCAACCTCAAATGATGGTATGGCTGCTCTTTCGGTTGATCCCAATAATAAGGGTTACTATGGCGCTGGTTCAGCTGCTACTGTATTAAGACATTTGATACAGAATACAAGTGCTTCTTCTGATAGTACAACACCAGGAAAGATCGATATAAATAATCTCAGTACGAGTTCCCCGACAAGTCCATTAAGTAGCGCGTATGAATCAAATCTAATGAAAGAACGATTTGTTGCTGGTTATTTTGAACACTATCATACATCCTATCCCTTTTTAAACAaggaatattttttagagggttttaataaacagaaaaatcaagcagaaaaagatataaacaAACTTACGGATTGGAATATATTAATGTACACGGTCTTGGCTATTGGGTGTTGGTGTGTTAATGGTGATTCTACTACTATAGATCTATATTATTACGATAAAGTTAAAGAGTTTTTTAATGGCTCAGTTTTTGAAAGGGGGAGTATCCAATTAGTGACTGCGTTGACATTGTTGAGTAATTATACACAAAAAAGAGATAAACCAAATACAGGTTGGAATTTTCTTGGACTAGCCGTTCGAATGGCTATTGGGTTGGGATTGTATAAGGAGTTTGATTGGTATTCTACACCAATCAATGGGTCGAAATATGTGAACGATTTGGAGTTAAGAAGAAGGCTATGGTGGGGAATTTACATATTTGACGCCGGTGCAGCAATCACCTTTGGGAGGCCCGTAAATTTACCCAAAGATTTTACTGATGATTTATTGTTGCCTAGTAATATTGATGATGAGGACCCAAATTATGTTAAGGTGGTTAATGACTATCCAACCATTTATTCAGGAATGATTGAACAAACCAAATTTACCAAAATTTCTGTAGAGATACACATAAGATTGATGAGCAGACCCAGTCCCTCTTCCAACGaatgtttaaaaatgaatgaGTTAATCACAAAATTCATTAACCAATTACCGAAATGGTTTGATTTCGATAACACCGTAGTTGTTAATGTGTTGAATAAGCATTTTCATAAAGAAATACCCTATTGGTTTCATTTAACTCGATACAGATTGATTTGGAGATACCtaaatttacaaattatACTATTCAGAGGTTTCCTGTGCCAAAGCATTATAGTAAGAAATGATCCACATGTAagcaaattttttgatacGGATGAGGTGGAACTATGTAAAAGATTGTGCTTGGACTGTGCATTTAAGACAATTTTGTCTGTTTCAAATTTCATTACAAATCACAAAGTTACAATGTTGGCCTCGTGGTATGctacatattttttattccaaGCCGCTTTGATACCAATTCTTTTCCTAATGTCAAACCCGCATAACAAAAAGGCTGGAGAATGGCAGAAACAAATCTATTTAGCTAAAAAATCGTTATGTAAGTTAAAAGAGACTAATAAAACGGCaggaaaatttttaaatgtaataaaaattgtatgTGATCATTTATTTGGCGATAATATAATTAAGTCTGCTACAAAAGGTGGTGTTGGTGCTGAGGCTACTACTaatgttgctgttgctgctaataataataagctGACCAAGGAAAACGAGGCAAAAAAGACTTGTCATACACCAGAGGTAAtgtccaaaaataaaactgatGATTATGAAATTAATTTGCACCAAACAAAGATGGAGGGTTCCATAGATCCAAACACAGATTCTCCTAATCTTATTGTAACCAGCAACATTAGCAATGGGAGAAGTATTGCTAACTTAATTGGTTTAGAGTCACCAGGTCCATTTCCCTTGAACTTGTCATTttataactataataataataataataataaaatagttAATACAAATAGTGGTAATTCAAATGATATCGGCAATCACATAAGTTCAAATGTTAAATCTAATACGTATTATACAAGAAGTCCTAACACATTATTTGATACCTCAATTAAATCCCCAAATGCAACAACTTTAAGCTCTTTATTTACAATGACAGcagataataacaacaagcATGCCACTACTAATATAAATGCACATGTAAATCACTATCCTGTTACAACGAATAAGGATGATGTAGGAATCACTTTAATGCAGGAAGGGTCCAGAAATCTCCAAAAGAATGATGTTATGATAGATgaacaagaagaaataaGACAAGATCAATATAGTGATGACGAGGAAgatgtattaaaaaaatacaatataAATGCATTATTTAGTGGTAACTTTCATGCTGTACAAAGTAATGTTGGTTTGCCATTTTTACCCGAAATTAATGAACAATTTCAAGATggtataaataaatttgataaCAGTACCTTTTTCCCCATTTGGAATGAACAAAGTTTTTACAGTGCTAATGTcaaccaaaataaaaataaggatGGTGATATTATCTACaactatatttttaatgat
This window harbors:
- a CDS encoding elongation factor 1-alpha (similar to Saccharomyces cerevisiae YPR080W | TEF1 | Translation Elongation Factor (paralog of YBR118W | TEF2)) — its product is MGKDKAHINVVVIGHVDSGKSTTTGHLIYKCGGIDKRTIEKFEKEAAELGKGSFKYAWVLDKLKAERERGITIDIALWKFETPKYHVTVIDAPGHRDFIKNMITGTSQADCAILIIAGGVGEFEAGISKDGQTREHALLAYTLGVKQLIVAINKMDSVKWDESRFQEIVKETSNFIKKVGYNPKNVPFVPISGWNGDNMIEATTNAPWYKGWEKETKAGVVKGKTLLEAIDAIEPPSRPTDKPLRLPLQDVYKIGGIGTVPVGRVETGVIKPGMIVTFAPGGITTEVKSVEMHHEQLEEGVPGDNVGFNVKNVSVKEIRRGNVCGDSKNDPPKACSSFNAQVIILNHPGQISVGYSPVLDCHTAHIACRFDELIAKNDRRSGKKLEDNPKFLKSGDAAMVKFVPSKPMCVEAFTQYPPLGRFAVRDMRQTVAVGVIKSVDKTEKVAKVTKAAQKAAKK
- the SGS1 gene encoding ATP-dependent DNA helicase SGS1 (similar to Saccharomyces cerevisiae YMR190C | SGS1 | Slow Growth Suppressor), whose product is MASLKKAPNHIRREFNWIKKTSAQKPLSELLTNVIVHGKNVEQLHLTTNNNNNNNNSYNGASNNTGSKPNNNIIPTVTGSTTANQDTKKIATVSGNYVVPSMPKITDQRSVLPTNKENKINNQNTNSKSIFHAKTDSITSTTNIQILSNNTDIPKHSNIDRPLASFNQNTDITKLLSVRNTNTQRNTITGNSGESNGSEQFIDLTQEHPTRMGKRAPCSVQQVFHTNANQMNVRKNFSNLNAKNNTHEEIIKKQDQLITELKNQSYFLSQKCDIIISTSLCEDAKKARLKNTINPALKSIEDNITKLTEFITTIKSETSNNNMISKSSFSEPTTIPVSAINNNVKSSPSINNKENSNTVSNKNDTTTVATPNIATNSGVITTSSNAMNISPEKVSQTVAVSSRGRNLRKLCKKPNYKIPAMDDPFSYNMANKSSQLSEQDITDIAEMEDSHYLSSERGDGEEEDLHSSDKDFIDDEIEKCLQESQDQTYEEDYKLSNEDFPSPSNSHNTTYATNLPSNRYVNKEARESDDGKFYDASDVLVTADADMQIRSDNHAVLMNSQSSIIEESHINSNNANNMVEVMNKSPGKNEKLLLSSTQNNKNMVSATVENNSDPSRHLQIDLVADNSELSDYDYDELINDPILQTVKAPSKRDLTKPTETVNKKTENDNCRTISDAEPLLYRSQNKNAHKDTLDYLENLDSDDYDDNDYNNAMDFNDDFEAEREYYTQHTNLKDLDDDLRIISEMKLKTPPLADQVVVKREVPSNSTLKVPEIANNKEHIGTMNNSNDHVIGLSDFSEDSDDDISISDIVSRKTKSLPNKAIRKTYPWSNEVEARLQQIFHLNGFRPNQLEAVNAVLDGKDVFVLMPTGGGKSLCYQLPAVVNSGKTKGTTIVISPLISLMQDQTEHLMAKNIPSGMISSKGNLEQRRYMFNLFIDGLLKLVYLSPEMVGASQQCKRAIDKLHRDGNLARIVIDEAHCVSNWGHDFRPDYKQLKWFKETYPDVPMMALTATASEQVRMDIVHNLGLRNPVFLKQSFNRTNLLYKVVKKNKNAMFELGEAIKTKFKNQSGIIYCHSKNSCEQVSSYLINNGIKAAFYHAGMEPDERLHIQKAWQEDKLQVICATIAFGMGIDKPDVRFVYHFTVPRTLEGYYQETGRAGRDGKFSECIMFYNFRDVRTIQTMIQKDKELDRDNKEKHLNKLQQVMQYCENTTDCRRKLVLSYFNENFDAKDCHKRCDNCLNGAHNETEERNVTDKAVNITKMIKEIEHNKVTLLYCQDIFKGSRNSKIVQAGHDNLEYHGMGKSMNKSDLERIFFRLVTDQVIQEYSVMNGRGFASNYVRLGPNARKLLNGNLQIKMKFSISRPSTSVTTNNNNNNNNNFAPNSEQVIRTNTRYDTVGTTASFTNARDHLRALSYNEDLYNEQQRHRQIQATRINLTSSVNNVFSTEQLSNITEAYNKLKEIAIKKKEFLGINKLHTFITEQALRNAAIHLPTTKQEFGKLEGLGPRQENRFIHFKSTLIELKNTRDEIMGHLDAMEEDMIVETTGGTNMTNNLNISNSHNSTGHSSRFFIPNEEEEKHRLELVEKIRESQSVLQSSTQKSTQKSGKYNGSGSTNTNKRRSKYKRSFYSKKRKKT
- the GAL4 gene encoding galactose-responsive transcription factor GAL4 (similar to Saccharomyces cerevisiae YPL248C | GAL4 | GALactose metabolism), with protein sequence MTEGRLPIEQACDLCRKRKLKCSKELPKCSNCIKLHKDCCYSPKKLRTPLTRVHLTTVEKRVHTLENALTKLFPGQSIESILNKVKSSEQINTVKKDASLLEDANITESNDISVDANTYAKHLHPKIKGEVQDVAQSLVNLSSPISPRISNTNVNINNHGIKEETYQDDNNQTGISVNMGNTEHIVDTGLHNSKNDNLKNNNFQKKNVNDSRESVPSDPLFGFDWSETDTFVPENVASVISTANITSKATKSNRVSKTSDKLKNSSMSNFSKTDTHTATLNPTSNDGMAALSVDPNNKGYYGAGSAATVLRHLIQNTSASSDSTTPGKIDINNLSTSSPTSPLSSAYESNLMKERFVAGYFEHYHTSYPFLNKEYFLEGFNKQKNQAEKDINKLTDWNILMYTVLAIGCWCVNGDSTTIDLYYYDKVKEFFNGSVFERGSIQLVTALTLLSNYTQKRDKPNTGWNFLGLAVRMAIGLGLYKEFDWYSTPINGSKYVNDLELRRRLWWGIYIFDAGAAITFGRPVNLPKDFTDDLLLPSNIDDEDPNYVKVVNDYPTIYSGMIEQTKFTKISVEIHIRLMSRPSPSSNECLKMNELITKFINQLPKWFDFDNTVVVNVLNKHFHKEIPYWFHLTRYRLIWRYLNLQIILFRGFLCQSIIVRNDPHVSKFFDTDEVELCKRLCLDCAFKTILSVSNFITNHKVTMLASWYATYFLFQAALIPILFLMSNPHNKKAGEWQKQIYLAKKSLCKLKETNKTAGKFLNVIKIVCDHLFGDNIIKSATKGGVGAEATTNVAVAANNNKLTKENEAKKTCHTPEVMSKNKTDDYEINLHQTKMEGSIDPNTDSPNLIVTSNISNGRSIANLIGLESPGPFPLNLSFYNYNNNNNNKIVNTNSGNSNDIGNHISSNVKSNTYYTRSPNTLFDTSIKSPNATTLSSLFTMTADNNNKHATTNINAHVNHYPVTTNKDDVGITLMQEGSRNLQKNDVMIDEQEEIRQDQYSDDEEDVLKKYNINALFSGNFHAVQSNVGLPFLPEINEQFQDGINKFDNSTFFPIWNEQSFYSANVNQNKNKDGDIIYNYIFNDDNSDDVASN